Genomic DNA from Arthrobacter sp. B1I2:
GCAGCGGGGCGCCGATGAATGCGATGATCGGCAGGATCCGGGGCACCAGGGCGGAACGGTAGAGCACGTAGCCCAGGAGCAGGTCGCAGGCCACCGGCATCAGGCTTTGGGAGAGCAGGAATGTCCAGTTGTACGTTGCCATAAGGCTATGACTGATTGTGACCAGTGAGGCGGAGTCCGTGCCGGCGGTGCCGGCAACGTCGTTCCGCAGGGTGAGGATCGTTAGCAGGCTGACGACGCCGACGAAGATGAGGCAGGTTTCCACAAGTCGGGCGGCCACGAACCCCAGGGCTGCGGTTTGGCTGACCCGCTTGGCCACCGGGTACAGCACTACGGCAGTGCTGATGCCGGCCAGGCCGACGATGACCTCGGACAGGGCTCCCCACTGCACCCCGGCGGCACTGCCGGCGCCCATGACGAAGGCGCCGGCGTCATCCTTCACCGCTTTGTAGAGCGCGAGGGTGGGGATGGAGACAAACGTGAGCACGTAGAGTATGCCGGCGGCCAGCGAGATCCGCCTCATCGGGTGCATCCGGCGCTGCCGGGCGGGTCCTCCGACCGGCGGGTTGATATTGGTGTTGGCCGTCATGACGTACTCCTTTTAGGTCGTCGGCAGCGGATTCGGCCCGATCAGGATGGGGGAGTCTGCGGTGGGTGGTGGTTCGCTGCCGCCCATATCCAGCCGGAGCGGCGGGTATTGGTCGGTCATCAGCGCTGCGGAGGCGGTCACGCGGAACACCCAGCGGTTCATGCCCATGAGGAGGTCGAACACTCCACGGGGGTAGCGGCCGGCGAACAGCAGGACGAGACCGGCGATGCAGACCAACAGGCCGATCAGTCCACTGCCGTAGGCCCAGGCGTTGCCATCACGTACCTGGTTATAGCCGCCGAAGGCGGCCCCGGTGAACACACCGATGATCAGGTAATGCGGGAGCGCGAGCAGCCACCATTTCACCAGCACCAGTCCGCGTGAAAGCGACTCCGGGTAATCAACCGACAGCCGTGCCGGATAGCCCGGGTCGTCGGCCAGCGTGAACGGCGGATAGTCGTCGGTGCCCAGTGCGCTGTAGGAGTAGAAGCTGACCCGCCACGTCCAGCGCAGCACGCCTACGTTGAAGTCAAAAATCGACCGTGGATAGCGTCCGGTGAACAGGATCGCGAAAAACGCCACCACCGACAGCACCAGGAAAGCGATCCACAGGAAGAACAAAACAATGATGTGAGGGATGATCAGCAGCCATTTGACGAGCCACAGCCAGCGGCTCAGGTGCGGGGATCGCCCGCCGTCGAGAACGAGCGGGTATGAAGCTGGTTGAGCCATGAGAAGTCCTTCCTTGAGCTGTAAACCCTCGCCCTAACGGGGTCGTCGGCGTTACAGCGGCGGGCGGGGTCTCTCTGATTCGGCCAGGTCCGCGAGTCTGTCGGCGGTAGGAGATTCTGCGCCGATACCGGCAACGGTAGGCCGTTACACCAGACAGGTCAATGGGGACATGTCATTAGGGACAGCTATGATGGGACCATGGCTGAATGGGGCTTCCTGACTAACCACCTGCATGCGCTCTACTGCGTCGCACGCCACCCCGGAATCCGGATCCGTGAGATCGCCGAAAGCGTGGGGGTCCAGGAGCGGGCGGCGCACCGTCTCGTTTCGGATCTGGTCGAGGGCGGCTACCTGACCCGCCGTCGGGTTGGGAGCCGCAACTTCTATGAGCTGCATCCCAACCAGCCGATCCGACGGGAGGGCCTGGATGAGGTTGCGGTTGGTGAGATTCTCGACGTCCTCCTTCGGCGGGGGTGAGCCGTTCGCATTCGGCTCCTGCCGTCCTTCAGAAGCAGGCCGACGCAGCACCCGGCCGTCACGGCGGCACTTGAATGAAAGAGGAGCGCCGGCCCGCCAGACCGCATGGAGCCGGGGGCTTTCCTGTTCCCCGCATCCGCAGTAGCTTGGCAGCAATTGGCGTTGGGGGATTCGGTGGACTTTTTGACAGCGGTGATGGAGCCGTTCCGGTGGCTGGTGTCTGCCATCATGGTGGCGTTCCACGACGGCCTGGCCGCAGCAGGCATGCCGGCAGCCGGCGGCTGGACCTGGACGTTGTCCATCATCGGGCTGGTGCTGGTCATCCGTGCAGCCTTGATCCCGGTGTTCCTGGCCCAGGTCCGGACCCAGCGAAGAATGCGGCTCCTGCAACCGGACCTGAAGGAGCTCCAGGAAAGGTACAAGGGCAGGACGGACCCGGCCTCGCGGCAGGCCCTGGCCCAGGAACAGATGGCCCTGTACAAAAAGCACGGCACCAACCCGTTCTCGGCGTGCCTGCCACTGCTGATCCAGGCGCCGTTCTTCCTGGCCCTTTTCCAGGTTCTGTCCGGAATCTCCAACGCCGCGCGGCAGAACGAAGGCATCGGAGCGATGGGCCACGACCAGGTGGTCCAGTTCGACTCGTCCAGCATTTTCGGGGCACCGCTGTCCGCCTCCCTGCTGCACGGCGGAGGCGACCCGACCGCCGTGGCCGTGCTCGCCGTCGTCATGATCCTGCTGATGACCGGCTGCCAGTTCCTCACCCAGAAACTTGCGGCCTTCCGGACCATGAAAGGCCAGGAAACCGACAGTCCCTTGCTGCGCCAGCAGAAGATCCTCCTGTATGTCCTGCCCCTGGTCTTCGGTGCGGGCGGCATCTTTTTTCCCATCGGCGTCCTGGTCTACTGGACGGTTTCGAACCTCTGGACCCTGGGCCAACAATTCCTGGTATCCCGGGAGCCTATGCGGGCCTGACCCCCAGCGGCAGAATGGGCCCATGGCGCAGCTGATCTACTCCGCAATCATGTCCCTCGACGGCTACACGGCAGACGCGGACGGCCACTTCGACTGGTCAGCACCGGACGAGGAAGTCCACGCCTTCATCAACGACCTGGAGCGGGACGTGGGCACCTACCTTCTGGGGCGCCGGATGTATGAGGTGATGTCCGTCTGGGAAACCATGGGCACGTCCGAAGACCACCCGGTGATCCAGGACTATGCCCGTATCTGGCAGGGCGCGGACAAGGTGGTGTACTCGACGTCGCTGGACACCGCCGCCACGCCCCGGACCCGGCTGGAACGGGACTTCCTCCCGGAGGCGGTGCGGGAGCTGAAGACCGCCACGGACAGGAACATCAGCATCGGTGGCCCCACCCTCGCGGCGCACGCCCTCAAAGCCGGCCTGGTGGACGAGTGCCAGCTGTTCATCACACCGGTGGCCGTCGGCGGCGGACTGCGCTTCCTGCCGGACGGGCTGCACGCGCGGCTCGAGCTGCTGGAGGAGCGCCGGTTCGGC
This window encodes:
- the yidC gene encoding membrane protein insertase YidC codes for the protein MDFLTAVMEPFRWLVSAIMVAFHDGLAAAGMPAAGGWTWTLSIIGLVLVIRAALIPVFLAQVRTQRRMRLLQPDLKELQERYKGRTDPASRQALAQEQMALYKKHGTNPFSACLPLLIQAPFFLALFQVLSGISNAARQNEGIGAMGHDQVVQFDSSSIFGAPLSASLLHGGGDPTAVAVLAVVMILLMTGCQFLTQKLAAFRTMKGQETDSPLLRQQKILLYVLPLVFGAGGIFFPIGVLVYWTVSNLWTLGQQFLVSREPMRA
- a CDS encoding helix-turn-helix transcriptional regulator, with amino-acid sequence MAEWGFLTNHLHALYCVARHPGIRIREIAESVGVQERAAHRLVSDLVEGGYLTRRRVGSRNFYELHPNQPIRREGLDEVAVGEILDVLLRRG
- a CDS encoding DUF4386 domain-containing protein gives rise to the protein MTANTNINPPVGGPARQRRMHPMRRISLAAGILYVLTFVSIPTLALYKAVKDDAGAFVMGAGSAAGVQWGALSEVIVGLAGISTAVVLYPVAKRVSQTAALGFVAARLVETCLIFVGVVSLLTILTLRNDVAGTAGTDSASLVTISHSLMATYNWTFLLSQSLMPVACDLLLGYVLYRSALVPRILPIIAFIGAPLLLASDVAIYFGAYGAVSPIAVLAALPVAVFELSLGIYLIVKGFKPTPLSTGHASIGNDFSAGPTHL
- a CDS encoding DUF4389 domain-containing protein, whose translation is MAQPASYPLVLDGGRSPHLSRWLWLVKWLLIIPHIIVLFFLWIAFLVLSVVAFFAILFTGRYPRSIFDFNVGVLRWTWRVSFYSYSALGTDDYPPFTLADDPGYPARLSVDYPESLSRGLVLVKWWLLALPHYLIIGVFTGAAFGGYNQVRDGNAWAYGSGLIGLLVCIAGLVLLFAGRYPRGVFDLLMGMNRWVFRVTASAALMTDQYPPLRLDMGGSEPPPTADSPILIGPNPLPTT
- a CDS encoding dihydrofolate reductase family protein, with protein sequence MAQLIYSAIMSLDGYTADADGHFDWSAPDEEVHAFINDLERDVGTYLLGRRMYEVMSVWETMGTSEDHPVIQDYARIWQGADKVVYSTSLDTAATPRTRLERDFLPEAVRELKTATDRNISIGGPTLAAHALKAGLVDECQLFITPVAVGGGLRFLPDGLHARLELLEERRFGNGVVYLQYGCLA